The window GTTTTCTGAGTTTCCCTATTGCTATTGGATTTCCAAGGGCATTTAGCTGATTTTTCACAGGCTTGAACTTTTGGTTACTTTTCTTTCAAGAGAAAAGTAACGAATTCTTATAAATTCAATACTTTGTCCAAATAAAAAAACTAAAGGGGATTTAGTTTTTTAAATTTATTGAGGCACTCCTTATACGCCACGATTATAGATTTTTGAGAGGAGCCGTGATAGGAGCTGGTTATTCTTTCGATTATTTTGTTTTCATCGTGAATATTTTCCCCACAAAATATTTCAGAAAAAATTTTCTTGGTGAGATCCATCTGCACTGTGGCATCTACTTCTATTATTTCACCGGTTTTTCTGTTTACGAGCATTCCCACACAGAGCAGTGAGAAAAGTTTGGTTATGAGGCTGTTTGCATGTGTTCTGCCATGACCTGTCAGATAGACTTTTTCATTTAAATCATACATAAGATTCCTCCAAAAAAAATGGACAGACTAATCCTACTCCAATTTGAGTAGGCAGGTCTGACCGAGTTTATTGTCACAGTAATAAACAAGTGTGTGAAATGCCGTCAAAAGTCTTTTTTTATTTACTTTCCTATGTTTAATATATACTTGAGGAAAATTATTTTGTCAATATTTTAAGCTAACTTTATAAAATTATAAGGTTAAAAATTAATAACGATTGAGACTGTTAATAAATATGTGACGTTATATTGACTGCATAGATGAAAATTAATTTTTATATATTAAATGTAAAAAAAATCTAAGGAGGAGTAGTAATGGCAGGAGTTGAGACGCTTTTTACCTTTGGAATATATATGGTATTTCTCATGGGAGGAAGAGGAATGGGTTCTTGGGTAACGGCACTTTCAGCCCAGACCGGCGGCATGAGTGGGTGGCTTCTTATGGTGTATCTATCTGGTATGAATCAGGCTTGGATAGCTATAGGACTTTTATCGGGAACATACTTAAACTGGAAATTTGTAGCACCAAGACCAAGGGTTCAGACAGAAGAAACTGATACAATGACTATTTCTATTTTTTCCAGAGTTTATAGCAAATACAGTGGTAACCCTTATAGGAGAGCAGGTATAAAATCACAGGAAACAAATGAACTTGCTTAGGGAGCTTTTAGATCCCTTTTTTCTTGATTTTTTAAACAATATACATTAAAATTAGATTACCTGACTTGAATTTTGTGAAAATTTAGAGAAGATAATCACATTATGATTTTTCAGAGGCTTAATTTCAAAGGTTTCTATGCAACAATTTACTATAAAACAGGCAATTAAACTTAAAGGGGGAAATTTTAATGGACGCTAATATCTGGAAAAAATTTGAAAAGTGGTCTAGTTCAGACTATATCGACGCAGAGGATAGAGAAGAACTGAAACAGATAAAAGATAATGCCGAAGAGGTGGAGGATAGATTTTATACCGATCTAGAATTTGGAACCGGAGGTATGAGAGGAATAAGGGGAGTGGGGACTAACAGAATAAATAAATATATAGTAAAAAAAGCAGCCCAGGGGATAGCAAACTATATGCTGAAAATGAACGCTAAGGCTGCAGTTGAGAGAGGTGTGGTTATAGCTTATGACTGCAGGATAGGATCTTATGAATACTCTCTTAATATGGCTCTTGTTTTTGCGGCAAACGGTATAAAAACCAATCTTTTTGAATCTTTGAGATCAACACCGGAGTTATCTTTCGCAGTGAGAGAACTAGGTACAATGGTGGGAGTAATGGTAACTGCCTCTCACAATCCAAAAGAATACAATGGGTTTAAAGTATACTGGGAAGATGGGGGACAAGTGGTAGAACCCCATGCTACTGAGATAGTAAAAGAGGTATACGCAGTAGAAAGCTTCGATGACATAAAGGCTATGACTCAGAAGGAAGCTGAAGAAAAGGAGCTTCTTGAATTTGTAGGAAAATCTGTTGACGACAGATATATAGAGGAGATCAAAAAAGAGGCTATCAATACTGATATCCCGGGAAAAAAAGATTTTAAAATAGTATATTCTCCACTTCACGGAACAGGAAAAAGACCCGTCCAGATAGTAATGAAGGAGATGGGCTTTGATAGTCTATATACTGTAGCAGCACAGGAAGAACCAGACGGAACTTTCCCAACTTGCGACTATGCAAACCCTGAAGATCCTGCAGTATTTAAATTAGGTATAGAGCTTGCAGAAAAAGTGGGATCTAAACTGTGTATGGCTAATGATCCTGATGCAGACAGAATAGGTATAGCAGTTAAGGGAAAGAACGGGGAATGGGTTTATCCAAATGGAAACCAGGTAGGACTCCTTCTTATGAACTATATCCTTGAGAACAGGAAGGATATACCGGAAAACGGTGCGGTAATCTCCACTGTGGTATCTACTCCTATGCTAGATGTAGTAGCTGCAGATAAAGGTGTTAAGATGTTTAGAACTCTTACTGGGTTTAAATATATTGGGGAAAAAATATTAGAATTTGAAACTGGAAAAATTGACGGAACATACCTCTTTGGATTTGAAGAATCTTACGGTTATTTGGTTGGAACTCATGCAAGGGATAAGGATGCGGTAGTTTCTACAATGCTTATAGCAGAGATGGCAGCCTACTACGAATCAAAGGGCAGCTCAATAATAGAAGAGCTAGAAAAACTCTATGACAAGTACGGATGGTATAAAGAGGGAATACAGGCAATCACAATGAGTGGTAAGGAGGGAGCTGAAAAGATACAAAATATAATGAAGTCCCTCAGAGAGAATATGCCAGTGGAAATTTTAGGAAAAAAGGTAAAGAAAGTAAGAGACTTCCAGCTTCAGAAGGATTATGACAAGGAAGCGGGGAAAGAATACCCGATAGAACTTCCTAAGTCGAATGTAATACAGATGATCCTTGAAGATGATACATATATAACCGCTAGGCCTTCTGGAACAGAGCCGAAGATAAAGTACTATTATGGAATAAATGCAAAAACAGAAGCAGAGGCAGAGAAAAAATTGGAAGATACAATGAAGGGGTTCTCAGAATTCCTTGAAAAATAAGATACCAGGGACCTGATGTCCCTGGTTTTAATTTCTGGAGGCAATAATGACAGACGCAATATATATACATATCCCTTTTTGCATAAACAGGTGCCAGTACTGCGATTTTCTTTCTTTTAAAAGCACCCCTTATAAGAGAAGAGAGTATGTGGAGTATCTGAAAAAGGAGATAAAGCTTTACCCTGAATTTGACTATGATACTGTCTACTTTGGAGGAGGGACTCCGTCACTCCTTGACCCTCTTGAAGTAAAGGAGATATTAGAACTGCTTCATATAAGGGAGAATGCAGAGGTGACCCTAGAGGTAAATCCTAAAAGTGTTGATTTTGAAAAGCTCAGAGCCTTTAGATATGCCGGGATAAACAGACTGAGTATAGGGGTTCAGAGTTTTGATCCGCATTATCTGAAACTTATAGGCAGACTGCACACAGGTATAGAGGCAGAGGAGATATACAGAGATGCCAGAAAAGCGGGATTTGAAAATGTCAGTTTGGACCTTATGTTTTCTTTGCCGGGGCAGAGTATAGAGGATGTGAGAAAAGACCTGGTCAAGATAACAGAACTCAGGCCTGAACACATATCTATATACTCACTCATATGGGAAGAGGGAACCCCTTTGTATAAGAAGTTATTAAAGGGTGAACTAAAGGAGACAGACAATGAAATTGAGGCTAAGATGTATGAACTTATAATAGATTTTTTAAAGTCAAAGGGATATATACATTACGAGGTGTCTAATTTTTCACTGCCAGGGAAAGAAGCGAGGCATAATACCAAATATTGGGAGAACAAAGAGTATTTGGGGGCAGGGCTAGGAGCATCTGGATATATAGGAAATCAAAGGTATAAAAATGCTGTGAATTTTGAAGATTATTATGGTAAAATAGATAATAATGAAAAGCCTTATGAAGAGGTGGAAGTCCTAAAGGAAAAAGAAAAAGAGGAATATCGATATATTCTCGGCCTGAGACTCCTAGAAAAAGGAGTAGAGGCAGATAAAGAGTATATTGATAAGTGCGTAGAATTAGAAAAAAAAGGTTACCTTATGAAAAAATCGGGCAAGTATATTTTGACCCCTAAGGGGCTCATGACAGCAAATGATGTTTTTGAAGAATTTATAAGCTAAATTAAAGGAGGAGATTGTTCTGGGAAGCATAAAGAATAATATCCAGGAGATATCAGAGGATATAAAAAAATATTCCCCATGTTCTGAAAAGGTTAGACTGGTGGCTGTGACTAAATATGTAGGGACAGAAGAGATGATGGACGTAGTCTCATCAGGGGTCAACATTGTAGGTGAAAACAGGGTACAGGTGCTAAGGGAAAAAAAAGAAAAATTTGATCAGAGTGAATTGGGAAGTAAAATCAAATGGCATTTTATCGGTAATCTTCAGAAAAACAAGGTAAAGTACATTTCGGATTACGTAGACCTGATTCATTCGGTAAACAAACTTTCCCTTGCTAGAGAGATAAATAAGAGGGCAGAAGCCGCGGGCAGGGTTATAGAAGTTCTTTTAGAGATAAATATAGCAGGAGAGGAAAGTAAAGAGGGATACAAAGTAGAGAAGCTCTATAAAGAACTTCCAGAAATACTAAAGCTTAAAAATATAAAAGTAACCGGACTCATGACAATGGCTCCTTTCACAGAAGATACTGAGCTTGTGAGAAGAGTATTTAGAGGACTCAGAATTCTTAAAGAAGATCTTAGCAGAGACTATTTCCAAGGGGAGTTAAAGGAACTGTCTATGGGAATGAGTGGTGATTATAAGATAGCGCTTGAAGAGGGAGCTACATTAATTAGAATAGGAAGTAAAATTTTTTCCTAGGAGGGTGTGTTGAAGATGAAAGAGATGCTTAGGGGACTTAAATTTAAAGATATTCTTGGTATAAACGACGCTACAGATGGCGAGACAGAAGAGTTAGGAAAGGTAATAGATAGTGTAGAGGAGATAAGAGAGGAAAAACCTGCTTTAAAGACAGAATTTCTTAGCACAGGTGAAACTGGAAAAAAAGATGAAAAAACAGATTCGAAAATAGAAGTCCCAGTAAAAACACCTGGGGAACCTAAACTGAAACCTTCACCTGTGGGGATAAAAGACTACCAGACTGTGTTCGTAGACCCGAAGAAATTCTCAGAGTGTAAAAAAATAGCCAATTATATCAGAGATGATAAAATAGTAACCGTAAACCTTGAATATGTGGACAGTCCAACTGCCCAGAGGATAATAGATTTTTTGAGTGGAGCCATGAGTATAAAAGAGGCTCAGTTTATAGAGGTCAGCAAAAAAGTATATATGGCTGTTCCTAAAAAGGTACAGGTGCTTTATGACGGGAAGACTGAAGCTGTAAATACTGGGCTATTGGAGATTTAAAGTACAGGGGGAAATTTGAAGTTACTTAAAGATAGTGTCAACATAAGCTACAAACTTTTTAAAATAATGCTCCCGGTGAGTATTTTGGTGAAAATACTCAGTCATTTTGGGATAATAGAAACAATATCTAGAGGAATTTCTCCTGTTATGAGGATTATGGGGCTGAGTGGAGAGATGGGAATTGTCTGGGCTACGGCAATGACTACTAATATATATGCAGGGATTCTGACACTTTTTACTCTGACAGAAAGCAGTAGTGTAACAGTGGCAGAGATAACCATTCTGTCTACAATAATTCTTGTGGCTCATTCACTGCCGGTAGAACTTAAGGTGATATCTGCAACGGGAGCAAAGCCTTCAAAAATTTTTGGGATCCGGGTATTCTGTGCTATAATATCAGGTGTATTTTTAAACATAGTGTTTAAATTATTCAATCTTTATCAGGAAAGGGCGAATTTTAGCTTTATTCCTGAAAAGGCTAAACCCGGAATTTTTTACTGGATACAGGGGGAAGTCAAAAAATATCTGATGATATTTTTCATAATTTTTGTACTCTTAGCTGTAATGGAGATCCTACAGAAACTTGGAGTGATAGACTGGATAAATTTAAAATTTTCTCCCATGATGAAAATATTTGGTATAGAGGCGGGCCTTTCATTTACCTGTATAGTGGGACTGACAATGGGTATAAGTTATGGAAGCGGGTTTATAATTAAGGAAAGCAGAGAGGGGAAATACAGCAAGAGAAGTTTCTTTTTGGTAGCTGTGTTTATGAGCCTTTGCCACGGTTTGATAGAAGATACACTCCTGATGGCATCTATAGGAGCCAAAATGATAGGAATTTTCTGGTTTAGGCTGATTTTTGCCATAGTCGTAACTGTTATTTTCAATAAAGTTATGCCCTATGAAAAATTGGAAAAGGTAGGGAACTGTGTAGGAGAAGAAAAAAGTTAACTTAGGGGCTGCCGCCGGTTTAGGTGAGGAGCCCTTTAGCATTTATAAGGAAGGTGATTTTTAAAATGAGAGCATTAGCGTTATTTTCAGGGGGATTAGATAGTTCCCTTGCCATCAAAGTGGTAGTAGACCAAGGTATAGAGATTATAGCTTTAAACTTTGTATCCCATTTTTTTGGAGGCAAAAATGAAAAAGCAGAAAGAATGGCAGAGCAGCTAGGTGTGAGGCTTGAGTATGTTGACTTTAGTAAGATACATACTGAGATACTAAAAGACTCTCCAAGTGGAAGAGGGAAAAATATGAATCCTTGCATAGACTGTCACGCACTTATGTTTCAGCTGGCGGCTAAGCTTCTTGAAAAGTATGATGCAAATTTTATTATATCTGGGGAAGTTTTAGGGCAGAGACCTATGTCTCAGAATTATATAGCCCTTGGAAAGGTAATGGAACTTTCAGGTGTGGAGGATTTGATTTTGCGTCCCTTGTCTGCAAAACTCCTGCCTCCTACAAAGCCTATAAGAGAGGGATGGGTTGATAGGGAGCGGCTCCTAGATATACAGGGAAGAAGCAGAAAGAGACAGATGGCTCTGATGGAGGAGTTCGGAATAGTAGAGTACCCAAGTCCAGGCGGTGGATGTATGCTTACAGAACCAAATTATTCCTATAGACTGAAAACTCTTGAAAATGATGGTTTTCTTGAAGACAATTACTCGTTTCTTTTTCATCTTGCTAAATACGGGAGGTTTTTCAGAATGGAATCTGGTAAATACTTGTTTGTGGGAAGAGAACACGATGATAACCTAAAAATTTCAGAATATAAAGATTTTGGAAGTTTGTATATAGTGGGGGCAGGAACTCCTGGACCGGCTGTGGTAGGATACGGAGACCTGACCCAAGAAGAGATATTATTCGGAAAAGAATTATTTGCTAGATACTCCAAGAGTAAGGGGAAAAGCACTACTGAAATGGTTGTAAATGGTGTGATAGAAGAGATCGGGGCCTTGGATGAAAAATCTGTAAGTGAAAAAATAAAAAAATATCAAGTTATTCTATCCTGAATTGTACAATTAAACCAGTGCCACAAGAAGATATTACGATAGAACAACTAGCTTCCATGCAAATTTATCAAAAGTTCAAAATCAATCTCCTTTAATGCTCTAAAATGATGGGGATAGGTAAAGATAAAGCTTATCGTTATTACAAGCTTTTCAAAAAGGGGCTTATACCTGTTGAAATCTATCAATAATACAAAAATAATAAATTAAAATATGGAAGAAAAAGCATTATTCTATCTGAAGATAAATTGGATAATATCAATAAACTCCTTGAAAATGATTGCTCTTTAGATTCGATCTGTGGAAGGGATAAACTAGTTGACGCACCGGAAAGATGCTCTACTAAAACTTTATACAGAATGGTATAAGATAAACTGATGGATGCTTCTAAGCTTAGAAGAAAAGGAAAGAGAAAGCCTGACAATCATAAGGAATTGCGTGATAAAATTAATGATTGCAAAACAATTCATGAACGTAATGAAAAGAACCCCCTATGCGCCTAAAAACAAAGAGTTTAGACATTTTGAAGTAGGTACAATCATAGGAAAAAAAAGAGAAACTGCCATTGTGACTTTAGTTGAAAAGAGTTCAAAGTATATTGTGCTGCTTAAAGCCAGCAGAAAAATCCAAGATGTTTTAAATGCTATGAATAACTGGTTTAATAGTATTAGCAATTTAGGTATAAAAAAAGAGGGTGACCCAAGTAGAAAAACTACTTGTGGGTCACTCTCTTTGATTTTGAAATTATATTCGAGAATTACAAAAAACCAGTTGCAAAAATGGCTAAAAAAGTACTTAAATTATATAATTAACTGTAACAAAAAAATATTTTCAATTTTGTTGATGGTGTTATTAACTCTGGTGGGAAAAAGACCGTTTCAAATATCTGGAGAAATTCTTTGAATACAGGTCGAGTTAGATAAA is drawn from uncultured Ilyobacter sp. and contains these coding sequences:
- a CDS encoding DUF3870 domain-containing protein, whose translation is MYDLNEKVYLTGHGRTHANSLITKLFSLLCVGMLVNRKTGEIIEVDATVQMDLTKKIFSEIFCGENIHDENKIIERITSSYHGSSQKSIIVAYKECLNKFKKLNPL
- a CDS encoding phospho-sugar mutase, which codes for MDANIWKKFEKWSSSDYIDAEDREELKQIKDNAEEVEDRFYTDLEFGTGGMRGIRGVGTNRINKYIVKKAAQGIANYMLKMNAKAAVERGVVIAYDCRIGSYEYSLNMALVFAANGIKTNLFESLRSTPELSFAVRELGTMVGVMVTASHNPKEYNGFKVYWEDGGQVVEPHATEIVKEVYAVESFDDIKAMTQKEAEEKELLEFVGKSVDDRYIEEIKKEAINTDIPGKKDFKIVYSPLHGTGKRPVQIVMKEMGFDSLYTVAAQEEPDGTFPTCDYANPEDPAVFKLGIELAEKVGSKLCMANDPDADRIGIAVKGKNGEWVYPNGNQVGLLLMNYILENRKDIPENGAVISTVVSTPMLDVVAADKGVKMFRTLTGFKYIGEKILEFETGKIDGTYLFGFEESYGYLVGTHARDKDAVVSTMLIAEMAAYYESKGSSIIEELEKLYDKYGWYKEGIQAITMSGKEGAEKIQNIMKSLRENMPVEILGKKVKKVRDFQLQKDYDKEAGKEYPIELPKSNVIQMILEDDTYITARPSGTEPKIKYYYGINAKTEAEAEKKLEDTMKGFSEFLEK
- the hemW gene encoding radical SAM family heme chaperone HemW; the encoded protein is MTDAIYIHIPFCINRCQYCDFLSFKSTPYKRREYVEYLKKEIKLYPEFDYDTVYFGGGTPSLLDPLEVKEILELLHIRENAEVTLEVNPKSVDFEKLRAFRYAGINRLSIGVQSFDPHYLKLIGRLHTGIEAEEIYRDARKAGFENVSLDLMFSLPGQSIEDVRKDLVKITELRPEHISIYSLIWEEGTPLYKKLLKGELKETDNEIEAKMYELIIDFLKSKGYIHYEVSNFSLPGKEARHNTKYWENKEYLGAGLGASGYIGNQRYKNAVNFEDYYGKIDNNEKPYEEVEVLKEKEKEEYRYILGLRLLEKGVEADKEYIDKCVELEKKGYLMKKSGKYILTPKGLMTANDVFEEFIS
- a CDS encoding YggS family pyridoxal phosphate-dependent enzyme, coding for MGSIKNNIQEISEDIKKYSPCSEKVRLVAVTKYVGTEEMMDVVSSGVNIVGENRVQVLREKKEKFDQSELGSKIKWHFIGNLQKNKVKYISDYVDLIHSVNKLSLAREINKRAEAAGRVIEVLLEINIAGEESKEGYKVEKLYKELPEILKLKNIKVTGLMTMAPFTEDTELVRRVFRGLRILKEDLSRDYFQGELKELSMGMSGDYKIALEEGATLIRIGSKIFS
- the sepF gene encoding cell division protein SepF, which produces MKEMLRGLKFKDILGINDATDGETEELGKVIDSVEEIREEKPALKTEFLSTGETGKKDEKTDSKIEVPVKTPGEPKLKPSPVGIKDYQTVFVDPKKFSECKKIANYIRDDKIVTVNLEYVDSPTAQRIIDFLSGAMSIKEAQFIEVSKKVYMAVPKKVQVLYDGKTEAVNTGLLEI
- a CDS encoding nucleoside recognition domain-containing protein; protein product: MKLLKDSVNISYKLFKIMLPVSILVKILSHFGIIETISRGISPVMRIMGLSGEMGIVWATAMTTNIYAGILTLFTLTESSSVTVAEITILSTIILVAHSLPVELKVISATGAKPSKIFGIRVFCAIISGVFLNIVFKLFNLYQERANFSFIPEKAKPGIFYWIQGEVKKYLMIFFIIFVLLAVMEILQKLGVIDWINLKFSPMMKIFGIEAGLSFTCIVGLTMGISYGSGFIIKESREGKYSKRSFFLVAVFMSLCHGLIEDTLLMASIGAKMIGIFWFRLIFAIVVTVIFNKVMPYEKLEKVGNCVGEEKS
- a CDS encoding 7-cyano-7-deazaguanine synthase, which encodes MFKMRALALFSGGLDSSLAIKVVVDQGIEIIALNFVSHFFGGKNEKAERMAEQLGVRLEYVDFSKIHTEILKDSPSGRGKNMNPCIDCHALMFQLAAKLLEKYDANFIISGEVLGQRPMSQNYIALGKVMELSGVEDLILRPLSAKLLPPTKPIREGWVDRERLLDIQGRSRKRQMALMEEFGIVEYPSPGGGCMLTEPNYSYRLKTLENDGFLEDNYSFLFHLAKYGRFFRMESGKYLFVGREHDDNLKISEYKDFGSLYIVGAGTPGPAVVGYGDLTQEEILFGKELFARYSKSKGKSTTEMVVNGVIEEIGALDEKSVSEKIKKYQVILS